In bacterium, a single window of DNA contains:
- a CDS encoding carboxymuconolactone decarboxylase family protein, whose product MADQFYKKEDVRKINVLAQLVPETMQALVEVNDRVFQEGALTTKTKELIAIAVAHVTSCAYCIDIHTKNALRAGATEEEIAEAIMVGVVMKASSALSHSVIAVNAIDEFHSLTHQLKK is encoded by the coding sequence ATGGCCGACCAATTCTATAAGAAGGAAGATGTACGTAAGATCAATGTTCTCGCTCAACTTGTGCCTGAAACCATGCAGGCACTGGTTGAGGTAAATGACAGGGTCTTCCAAGAGGGAGCGCTCACTACAAAAACAAAAGAATTGATTGCGATCGCGGTAGCTCACGTCACGAGCTGCGCTTACTGCATAGACATCCACACAAAGAATGCTTTAAGAGCGGGCGCTACGGAAGAAGAAATTGCCGAAGCAATCATGGTTGGAGTTGTGATGAAAGCCAGCTCCGCGCTTTCGCACTCGGTGATCGCGGTCAATGCGATCGATGAATTTCATTCGCTCACACACCAGCTGAAAAAGTAG
- a CDS encoding tetratricopeptide repeat protein produces the protein MYFLLILLLPLFVFAEEPEAISLLGKPLNRPEIDEKTRIDFEQKLEKAKADYEKNPQNLDAIIWFGRRTAYLGRYNEAIAIYTRAIKKHPEDARLYRHRGHRYLTVREIDKAIRDFEKAAKLVEGKVDEVEPDGLPNAKNIPTSTLNTNIFYHLGLSHYLKGDYARAEKAYRDCMKFTKNDDMLVAVTHWLYITLRRQGRTAEAEALLKPIQSEMNIIEDFEYHALCLLYKGEKKLEELLGDTKSDGLSGATLSYGIGNWYFYNDQKEKGMEIFQKIVDGKEWGAFGYLASEAELARLKREQ, from the coding sequence ATGTATTTCCTGCTGATTTTGCTTTTGCCGCTTTTTGTATTCGCCGAAGAGCCGGAGGCCATCTCTTTACTGGGCAAACCGCTCAACCGTCCGGAAATCGATGAGAAGACTCGAATCGATTTTGAACAAAAGCTTGAGAAGGCGAAGGCCGATTACGAAAAAAATCCGCAGAATCTGGATGCCATCATCTGGTTCGGCAGGCGAACCGCTTACCTGGGTCGATACAACGAAGCGATCGCGATTTACACGCGGGCCATTAAGAAGCATCCGGAGGATGCGAGACTTTACCGGCACCGTGGCCATCGTTATTTGACGGTTCGCGAAATCGATAAGGCCATCCGGGATTTCGAAAAGGCAGCAAAACTGGTTGAGGGAAAAGTGGATGAAGTAGAACCGGACGGCCTACCCAATGCTAAGAACATTCCCACCAGCACTTTGAATACGAATATCTTTTATCATCTGGGTCTATCCCACTACCTGAAAGGGGATTATGCGCGCGCGGAAAAGGCCTATCGTGATTGCATGAAGTTTACAAAAAACGATGACATGTTGGTTGCTGTCACGCACTGGCTGTACATAACGCTCCGGAGGCAAGGAAGAACTGCGGAGGCGGAAGCGCTCTTAAAGCCGATCCAGTCGGAAATGAATATTATTGAAGATTTCGAGTACCACGCATTATGTTTGCTTTATAAAGGAGAAAAAAAGCTGGAGGAATTATTGGGCGATACGAAGTCGGACGGACTTTCCGGTGCAACGCTTTCGTACGGGATTGGGAACTGGTACTTCTATAACGATCAAAAGGAAAAGGGGATGGAGATCTTTCAGAAGATTGTTGATGGAAAGGAGTGGGGTGCATTCGGGTATCTTGCTTCGGAAGCGGAGCTGGCGCGATTGAAAAGGGAACAATGA
- a CDS encoding vitamin K epoxide reductase family protein, which translates to MKRNLTFIRILALIALALSAYITWTSVSESAQLAGCGEGSGCDAVLSTKWSSWFGLPVSFAALIVYGAIVVLAFVVTPEKSTAWLLLVFLSFLASASGLWFMGLQTFLIKSYCIYCTIVHLCGIVITVLVLRTMPVQEVQTGKKKKAAPVGVPAKKFFYAGLSGVLAVIVLAVGQMKPGSADTAQVLQNEGAIPSSVPAKTIRLLNGALPVSVGDYPVIGLLEAQRIVAHLFDYTCPACRKLHAELLRAQQTNQSTTALVMIPMPLDAVCNPGVQETSYIHLNACTFAKIGLVIWRIKPEAYLSYDHFMFQGQYPPAPEAARAIADQLIGRDTMEKALADPRLDDLIRTSVNMFYSPSMQQKVLPILISPEKAFYGIPDQAQLTSLFVHH; encoded by the coding sequence ATGAAACGGAATCTGACCTTCATCCGGATCCTTGCATTGATCGCACTTGCTTTGTCGGCTTACATTACCTGGACAAGCGTTAGTGAAAGCGCCCAGCTCGCAGGGTGCGGGGAAGGATCAGGCTGCGATGCAGTTCTTTCAACGAAATGGTCCTCCTGGTTCGGATTGCCCGTAAGTTTTGCGGCTTTGATTGTTTATGGCGCGATTGTTGTTCTCGCTTTTGTTGTCACGCCTGAGAAATCCACCGCCTGGCTCCTTCTGGTTTTTCTTTCCTTTCTTGCAAGCGCGTCGGGCCTGTGGTTTATGGGCCTCCAAACCTTTTTGATTAAGAGCTACTGCATCTACTGCACTATTGTGCATCTATGTGGAATAGTGATTACGGTTCTTGTTTTGAGAACGATGCCGGTTCAGGAAGTGCAAACCGGCAAGAAAAAAAAAGCGGCGCCTGTTGGAGTTCCAGCAAAGAAATTTTTCTATGCAGGATTGTCGGGAGTGCTTGCTGTCATTGTTCTTGCTGTCGGTCAAATGAAGCCAGGATCCGCAGACACCGCGCAGGTTCTGCAAAATGAGGGTGCAATTCCGTCTTCTGTGCCTGCAAAAACGATCCGTCTATTAAACGGCGCATTGCCTGTTAGCGTCGGTGATTATCCCGTGATCGGACTGTTGGAAGCACAACGCATAGTTGCTCATTTGTTCGATTACACCTGTCCGGCATGCAGAAAACTTCACGCAGAACTTCTTCGCGCGCAACAGACGAATCAATCCACAACAGCACTCGTAATGATACCGATGCCTTTGGATGCTGTGTGCAATCCGGGCGTGCAGGAAACTTCCTATATCCACTTGAATGCTTGTACATTCGCGAAAATCGGCCTGGTAATCTGGCGAATCAAACCGGAGGCTTATCTGTCCTATGATCACTTCATGTTTCAGGGTCAGTATCCGCCGGCTCCGGAAGCTGCCCGCGCGATCGCCGATCAACTGATCGGGCGCGACACGATGGAAAAGGCGCTGGCCGATCCGCGACTGGATGATCTCATCCGAACAAGTGTGAACATGTTCTATTCTCCTTCCATGCAACAAAAGGTTTTGCCGATCCTGATCTCACCTGAAAAGGCTTTCTATGGAATTCCAGATCAGGCGCAGCTCACTTCTTTATTCGTGCATCACTAG